In one Nicotiana tomentosiformis chromosome 6, ASM39032v3, whole genome shotgun sequence genomic region, the following are encoded:
- the LOC138894843 gene encoding uncharacterized protein, whose translation MKSVAWMPSAIPNIESWVWNLASTSTYDKHSWRDLSKGRSEAKTHGLGKDAVMRPSSGKEKTSAPVPKPAKDNKIKRASTSEDPKLKTRMARKPRKNTIPLTEESVRHLRDKDEEEEEEENDGSILVAPVKKTIDASKAVGSMAALALHQAEFSKSRVELSQREADFQGLSEERNDLKLLSGKREEEIKDLRAELAKAHQDQTDLIKQVEADAIVAVYRANAEAAQVQAREAAETAQTRAYGVFELTKCQSRRKTLEEIHARGFYLTEEILKAKELEVDAGALDSDNDDDDDESKSGSESGEEPDGEETAPGDNQET comes from the exons ATGAAGT CGGTTGCTTGGATGCCCAGTGCTATTCCTAACATTGAGAGCTGGGTATGGAacctggcttcgacctccacatatgacAAGCACTCATGGCGCgacttatcaaagggccgatcGGAGGctaaaactcatg gcctgggcaaagatgcggtcatgaggccctcATCTGGAAAGGAAAAGACTTCGGCCCCGGTTCCAAAACCGGCGAAGGACAACAAGATaaaaagggcctctacttccgAGGATCCAAAACTTAAGACaaggatggctcgtaagccgaggaagaatactATCCCTTTGACCGAAGAATCAGTTCGGCATCTAAGGGataaagacgaagaagaagaagaagaagaaaatgacgggtccatactggtggccccagtgaagaaaaccatcgatgcctcAAAGGCAGTTGGGTCGATGGCG GCTTTAGCTCTTCATCAAGCGGAGTTTTCCAAGTCTCGGGTAGAGTTGAGCCAACGTGAGGCCGACTTCCAAGGGCTTTCAGAGGAGAGAAATGACCTCAAACTTCTTAGTGGGAAGAGAGAGGAAGAGATCAAAGAtcttcgagccgagttggccaaggctcaccaagatcagacagaCCTGATcaagcag GTCGAGGCGGATGCAATTGTGGCTGTCTATCGGGCCAATGCCGAAGCCGCCCAAgttcaagcaagagaggcagccgagaccgctcaaactcgagcatatggGGTTTTTGAACtcaccaaatgccaatctcggaggaaaaccctcgaggagatccatgctcgaggtttttaTCTTACCGAAGAGATACTAAAGGCTAAAGAACTTGAAGTCGATGCTGGAGCCCTGGATtccgataatgatgatgatgatgatgagagcaagagtgggtctgagagtggggaggagcccgatggagaagagactgcccctGGAGATAATCAGGAAACTTAG